From the Nodularia sphaerocarpa UHCC 0038 genome, the window AGAGATATATAGCAAAAGTCAAAAGTCAAAAGTCAAATGCTTGCTGTGAATGGGTTTTGGAATTTTGTTATGTCCTAAGCACCTTATCCGTTGCTATAAAACTTAAATATTCACGGTCAATCAGCACTGTTGCATCACTAGACTCATAAAATCTCAATTATCAGGCGATGGCTTGACAGCCTTCGGTACGCGCATATTCCATGCAATGATGTGATGAAACCCTTATCTATAAAGAGAGTGACTCTGAAATTCAGAGTCACTTTTAAACCTCTAACCTAAACAGTGGAAAAGTTCACAATCTGCCGATTTTCCGGCATGAAAGTTTACTTCTTAGCTTCAGCGATAGGAACCCACTCAGTGTGGAATGCGCCTTCTTTGTCAAGGCGCTTGTAAGTATGTGCGCCGAAGTAGTCGCGTTGTGCTTGGGTGAGATTTTGGGGTAGGCGATCGCGGCGATAGCTGTCAAAATAATCCAAAGATGCACTAAATGCTGGAACTGGGATTCCCAGTTTTGCTGCTGTCATGATGACTTCCCGCCAAGCATTTTGTCTATCAAGAATAGTCTGCTTAAATTCGGGAGCTAACAGCAAGTTAGGCAAAGCTGGATTTTCGTTAAAAGCCTTCTTAATCTTATTCAAGAAGCCAGCGCGAATAATACAACCACCTTTCCAAATCCGCGCCATTTCACTCAGATTCAAATCCCAATTGTATGTTTTGGAAGCTGTAGATAACAGCGCCATACCTTGAGCGTAAGAACAGATTTTGGAACAATAAAGAGCATCACGAACTTTGTTAACAAAGTCCTTGACATCGCCATCAAACTTAGCACTAGGGCCTGTGAGACTCTTAGATGCTGCTACCCGTTCATCTTTAATCGAAGACATAATCCGAGCATTAACTGCGGCGGTAATTGTCGGAATCGCCACACCCAATTCCAAAGCAGTTTGCACAGTCCAACGACCAGTTCCCTTTTGACCGGCTGCGTCAACAATTAAATCCACCAAGGGTTTTTTGGTGTCGGGGTCAACGTAAGGGAAAATATTAGATGTAATCTCAATCAAAAATGAATTGAGTTCATCGGTAGTATTCCATTCAGTGAACACTTCATGTAGCTGATTTGCATTTAATCCAGCCACATTTTTCAGCAAATCGTAGGCTTCTGCAATCAGCTGCATATCGCCGTACTCAATACCGTTGTGTACCATTTTCACATAGTGACCAGAACCACCAGGGCCAATATAGGTGACACAAGCGCCATCATCGACTTGAGCGGCAATTTTGTTGAAAATTGGGGATAGATACTCATAGGAACTGGGAGTACCACCAGGCATAAGTGAGGGACCATTGAGTGCGCCTTCTTCACCGCCACTGACACCCATACCCAGAAACCGCAGTCCAGCAGGTTCTAATTCCTGAGTACGTCTTTCTGTATCTTCAAACCAAGAGTTACCACCGTCAATAATGATATCGCCTTCATCTAGTAAGGGTTTGAGTTGGGCAATCACCGCATCCACTGGCTTACCAGCTTGCACCATCACGAGAATTTTGCGGGGACGTTCCAATGATGCGACAAATTCCTCTAAGGTAAAGGCGGCTTTGACGTTCCTTCCTGGGGCGCGCTGCGCCATAAACGCATCCGTTTTTTCTCTGGAGCGGTTATAAACTGCAATTGGGAAGCCATTACGCTCAACGTTGAGCGCTATATTTTCGCCCATTACGGCTAATCCAATCACACCAAAGCTTTGTAGTGTCATAAATTATGTTTGGCTAACTCTTGCAGATCCTTTTATCTTTAGGGTAGACCGAGATTTTCGCTTCTCTCCTAAAGAAGACCTTAAGACTTGAATAAAGTGCAAAAATTTATAACTAACACAAAGAATTAATTGTGGCAACTTTGATGTTGCAATTTGGGAGCAACCAACAAACCAAAGGTCAATGACAATTTAGTTGCTATATCGTAGACTACTGAGTATAGTGCCGACTTACTTAGGCATCAACAAACTGATAAAAAGCCAGATAACTATATAAAGGAGAAAAATGACAGAAATTATGGGCAGACAATACACTCTAATCATAGACAAGTCCGGCAGCATGGAAAGCCCTAGCGAACTTCCAGGCAAAACAAGATGGGAAGCTATGCAAGAAAACACTTTAGCGTTAGCGCGCAAGTGTGACCAGCTAGACCCAGATGGTATCAACGTTTACCTGTTTTCTGGCAGACACAAATTTTACTCCGAGGTGACTGCGAGTAAAGTTCAGCAGATATTCCAAGAGAATCACCCGGCTGGAAGCACCAACTTAGCAGGGGTACTTAAAGCAGCCTTTGATGATTTTTTCACCCGCCGGGGACAAGGTTTAACGCCAAACGGTGAGACAATTATTGTTGTCACCGATGGTGAGCCAGATGATCGTAAGCCTGTGTATGAGCAGATTATCCTAGCCAGTCGGAAAATAGATAGTGATGAAGAATTAGCAGTGTTGTTCTTTCAAATTGGTGATGATGCAGGGGCTACTAAGTTTCTGCGGACAATAGACGATGAGTTGACCAACGCCGGTGCAAAGTTTGATATTGCTGATGTGACAACTGCTGATGAAATAGAAGATATTGGATTTGCCGCAGCTTTAGAGAAAGCCATTACGGACTAACTCAAGGTGCTAGGATTTTGATGTGATATTTCTGACTTAGCCGTTTGGCTGTGTTTGGGCAAGGAGAAAGCACAGAGAAGTAATGCAGTTTGTATCTAAATGAGCAATTAAGTTGCAAAATTGAAATATCTAGTTAAGGGTCTGGGTACTGAGGACTGGTAGACAAGGAAATATAAATGATTCCTCATCCTTAATCCCTGATTTCCCATTACTAGTCAAATAATGCAGTAAGGAGTAACCAAAAAATGCTGGCATATGTTCTAGCTTTTGTGGTCGGACTGGGTAGTTTAGCCATTTACATCGCAGCTTTCTTTTTTCCAGAAATCCACCGGAAGAATGACTTTATCTGGAGTGGTGTCGGACTTTTCTATGCCTTAATGTTATGGGTGTTTGCGCCCCGCATTTCTGGAGGTTTATTACTTGGTCATGTGGCCAGCGTGGCTCTTTTGGTTTGGTTTGGCTGGCAAACTCTTTCATTACGTCGCCAACTCACTCCGCAGACAGAACAAACCCCAGTACCCAGTCCTGAGACGGTGAAAACTGGCATTCAGGAGCAAATAGCTAAGTTGTCCCTCCAGGAACGGCTGGGTCAGGTGCAAGGCAGTCTGGGTAATATCTTTAGCGGCGCAAAAAATAAGGCGCAACAGACGATAACCAAGAAAACGCCTGAAACTCCCAAAACGGAGGCAAAGACTCCTGTACCCGCGCAGAAACCTGTTGTTGAGATTATCGATAGAACCACTCCCACAGCAGAGGCAAAAGTTGCTACTACTGCAACTGAATCTCCAACTGAGGATGTGTTGGTAGCAACCCCACCAAATCCCCCGCCTGCGGAAATGGTAGCAGCAGCCCAAGCTGAGGCTGAGACGGAAGAAAAAGCACCGATTCCTGTTGAGGAAATTGCCCCGGATGCGGTACTTGCTCCCCCAGCAGAAGCGCCACCGGAAGAAATACCACCGCATAATCAGGTTGGTTGACTTGTATCAAACCCAGCGTTGTTTAACATGGCGTTGGGTTTTAGTTAACTTTAACTGAATGAGGTCAGGCGATGGCGCAGAGCGCCCGCCGCAGGCGATCGCATTAATCCACCTCTAACTCACTTACCACTAAAACTCTCAATTCTGTTACTCGCTTCAAAGCCTGATCATTAGTCAAAAAAGCATCACAGTTACTTGTTAAAGCGATCGCTATCTGTAAAGCATCAGGTAACTGAAGGTTGTAAAGTAACCGTATTTTCGCAGCGTCTCGTGCAATTGCAGCATTAATATCCACAAAAACCACTTCATTACTGAGCAAGACATCGACAAAAGCTTGCTCTAAATCTGCTAAACCCGAACGTATAGCACCCACCAAACATTCAGACAATGTTATGGGAGATACTATTGCTGTCATACCAGTTTCCAATCTTTCAAAAATTGGGTCTACTAAATTCACAAACTGCGGATTGCGTTCTACAAAATAGATGACTGGTGCTGTATCAATAAATATATGAGAAACTCCTACCAATGCCTCGCTAATCTTCATTCTTCTTGTAACAAACCTTCCCGATGCTCATCTCCTTCCCGTCTAGTCTGAGAAACCCACTGTTGAGCATCTTTATCCAATAGCGGATAGGAGGCCATACCTTTTAAATCACTCCATTTCCGTTTTGACTGTGCTGGAATGACGTGCTTTTTCATCCGTTCTACTAAATACCCCATTACTGTCAATTGGTCTTCTGGGGTAAGTTGGTCAATCTCGCTTAACATTTTTTGAAGTGATAGACTCATCAACTTCATCCCGATTAGTGAATATTGTATTTCCACATCCTAGCATTCATGCATTGAGCGATCGCATTATCTAGGATAATTTTAGCTCAATGAGGGTAGGCGATTGGCTCAAAATGTAACACCATAATCTGCTCTGGAGTTAAAGCAAGAGATTCATAGGCTTGTCCATTGCGATCGCTAAATTCTACTTCAAAGGCAGCACCATCGGCTAATATTTCGACTATTGTACCAACTTGACCACGCAACAAATTATATTCAGGTATATCAGATGTGAGTGCTATTACATCTAGTAACTTCGGTGTATTCTGACTCATTTTTTATAACCTACAAGTATACTGATTTTAATTGATTCTTTCTAACCATGTTTTCAATGCTCGATTAACAAGATTTTTAGTTTCATCGAGAAACATTTTATAATTGAATCTTTCTACAAATCTTTCTGAATTTTTTGTAACAATATAAACGCAATGACGATCTAATTCTTTCGGAGACCAAGATATACTTTTTTCTTTCACAGGAATATATTGACAATATGTTAGATATTCCTCTGTTGTATCAATTTGCATTCTAACAATAGTTTTATTTTGTCGGTTAGGAATAATTAGCCATAAAAATAATATAATCTTCTTCGATTTCCTATCAAACGAAAATTCTGCACATTGTCTAAATTTATCTTTGCCATATTTACTTGCATAGACAATACTTTTATTAACTATTTTTTCTTCTATCCTATGATCGAAACTTAATATCTGCTGTCTGATTTGCTTTAAGTTTTCTAATTCTGTTTCTGTTAATGCACCTAACCAATCTAATAATAATCTTGGTGCTTCAGGAATTTTATCATTTTGTTGATTCTGTAAATTAACTTGTTGATAATTAATTTTTATCAGCTTTGCTTCTGAGTT encodes:
- a CDS encoding endonuclease NucS domain-containing protein, with translation MKNKVALQKTVQGWKFIDESELETYVWDNLEEIFELKPLARQLYIKGELCDIIGIGKNNQLTIIELKNTQDRYIINQLTRYYENLREEQPFKDQVDYEQEIKLLAICPNFHRHNLIDVKHSRLNFELFTFSIICKEDNEFYFSVSQISNNSEAKLIKINYQQVNLQNQQNDKIPEAPRLLLDWLGALTETELENLKQIRQQILSFDHRIEEKIVNKSIVYASKYGKDKFRQCAEFSFDRKSKKIILFLWLIIPNRQNKTIVRMQIDTTEEYLTYCQYIPVKEKSISWSPKELDRHCVYIVTKNSERFVERFNYKMFLDETKNLVNRALKTWLERIN
- a CDS encoding type II toxin-antitoxin system VapC family toxin; the encoded protein is MKISEALVGVSHIFIDTAPVIYFVERNPQFVNLVDPIFERLETGMTAIVSPITLSECLVGAIRSGLADLEQAFVDVLLSNEVVFVDINAAIARDAAKIRLLYNLQLPDALQIAIALTSNCDAFLTNDQALKRVTELRVLVVSELEVD
- the gndA gene encoding NADP-dependent phosphogluconate dehydrogenase, yielding MTLQSFGVIGLAVMGENIALNVERNGFPIAVYNRSREKTDAFMAQRAPGRNVKAAFTLEEFVASLERPRKILVMVQAGKPVDAVIAQLKPLLDEGDIIIDGGNSWFEDTERRTQELEPAGLRFLGMGVSGGEEGALNGPSLMPGGTPSSYEYLSPIFNKIAAQVDDGACVTYIGPGGSGHYVKMVHNGIEYGDMQLIAEAYDLLKNVAGLNANQLHEVFTEWNTTDELNSFLIEITSNIFPYVDPDTKKPLVDLIVDAAGQKGTGRWTVQTALELGVAIPTITAAVNARIMSSIKDERVAASKSLTGPSAKFDGDVKDFVNKVRDALYCSKICSYAQGMALLSTASKTYNWDLNLSEMARIWKGGCIIRAGFLNKIKKAFNENPALPNLLLAPEFKQTILDRQNAWREVIMTAAKLGIPVPAFSASLDYFDSYRRDRLPQNLTQAQRDYFGAHTYKRLDKEGAFHTEWVPIAEAKK
- a CDS encoding DUF4926 domain-containing protein; its protein translation is MSQNTPKLLDVIALTSDIPEYNLLRGQVGTIVEILADGAAFEVEFSDRNGQAYESLALTPEQIMVLHFEPIAYPH
- a CDS encoding Ycf66 family protein, with protein sequence MLAYVLAFVVGLGSLAIYIAAFFFPEIHRKNDFIWSGVGLFYALMLWVFAPRISGGLLLGHVASVALLVWFGWQTLSLRRQLTPQTEQTPVPSPETVKTGIQEQIAKLSLQERLGQVQGSLGNIFSGAKNKAQQTITKKTPETPKTEAKTPVPAQKPVVEIIDRTTPTAEAKVATTATESPTEDVLVATPPNPPPAEMVAAAQAEAETEEKAPIPVEEIAPDAVLAPPAEAPPEEIPPHNQVG
- a CDS encoding VWA domain-containing protein yields the protein MTEIMGRQYTLIIDKSGSMESPSELPGKTRWEAMQENTLALARKCDQLDPDGINVYLFSGRHKFYSEVTASKVQQIFQENHPAGSTNLAGVLKAAFDDFFTRRGQGLTPNGETIIVVTDGEPDDRKPVYEQIILASRKIDSDEELAVLFFQIGDDAGATKFLRTIDDELTNAGAKFDIADVTTADEIEDIGFAAALEKAITD